In a single window of the Corvus cornix cornix isolate S_Up_H32 chromosome 22, ASM73873v5, whole genome shotgun sequence genome:
- the ATP6V1B2 gene encoding LOW QUALITY PROTEIN: V-type proton ATPase subunit B, brain isoform (The sequence of the model RefSeq protein was modified relative to this genomic sequence to represent the inferred CDS: deleted 1 base in 1 codon) — protein MAAVRALRGAVNGAGPGGPREQAAALTRDFLSQPRLTYKTVSGVNGPLVILDQVKFPRYAEIVHLTLPDGTRRSGQVLEVSGSKAVVQVFEGTSGIDAKKTSCEFTGDILRTPVSEDMLGRVFNGSGKPIDRGPIVLAEDFLDIMGQPINPQCRIYPEEMIQTGISAIDGMNSIARGQKIPIFSAAGLPHNEIAAQICRQAGLVKKSKDVMDYSEENFAIVFAAMGVNMETARFFKSDFEENGSMDNVCLFLNLANDPTIERIITPRLALTTAEFLAYQCEKHVLVILTDMSSYAEALREVSAAREEVPGRRGFPGYMYTDLATIYERAGRVEGRNGSITQIPILTMPNDDITHPIPDLTGYITEGQIYVDRQLHNRQIYPPINVLPSLSRLMKSAIGEGMTRKDHADVSNQLYACYAIGKDVQAMKAVVGEEALTSDDLLYLEFLQKFEKNFIAQGPYENRTVYETLDIGWQLLRIFPKEMLKRIPQSTLAEFYPRDAKH, from the exons ATGGCGGCGGTGcgggcgctgcgcggggccgtGAACGGCGCCGGGCCCGGCGGGCCCCGCGAGCAGGCGGCGGCTCTGACCCGCGACTTCCTGTCCCAGCCGCGCCTCA CTTACAAAACTGTGTCGGGTGTGAACGGACCCCTGGTTATCCTGGATCAAGTGAAG TTCCCCAGGTACGCCGAGATCGTGCACCTGACCCTGCCTGATGGCACCAGGAGGAGTGGGCAGGTGCTGGAAGTCAGCGGCTCCAAGGCTGTGGTTCAG GTATTTGAAGGCACTTCAGGAATTGATGCCAAGAAAACCTCCTGTGAGTTCACCGGGGACATCCTGCGAACCCCGGTCTCAGAGGACATGCTTG GCAGAGTGTTCAATGGATCAGGAAAACCCATAGACAGAGGCCCCATTGTCTTGGCTGAGGATTTCCTGGACATTATGG GCCAGCCAATCAACCCCCAGTGTCGGATCTATCCCGAGGAAATGATCCAGACTGGAATTTCGGCCATAGATGGCATGAACAGTATTGCCAGGGGCCAGAAAATCCccattttctcagctgctgggctgccccACAACGAG ATTGCAGCTCAGATCTGTCGCCAGGCTGGCTTGGTGAAGAAATCCAAAGATGTGATGGATTACAGCGAGGAGAACTTTGCCATCGTCTTTGCTGCTATGGGG GTGAACATGGAAACCGCTCGGTTCTTCAAGTCAGACTTCGAGGAGAACGGCTCCATGGACAACGTGTGCCTGTTCCTGAACCTGGCCAACGATCCCAC CATCGAGCGCATCATCACA CCCCGCCTGGCCCTGACCACGGCAGAGTTCCTGGCTTACCAGTGCGAGAAGCACGTGCTGGTCATCCTGACAGACATGAGCTCCTATGCTGAGGCCCTCAGAGAG GTGTCAGCAGCTCGGGAGGAGGTGCCTGGGCGCCGTGGCTTCCCTGGCTACATGTACACAGACCTGGCCACCATCTATGAGCGTGCCGGGCGAGTGGAGGGCAGGAATGGCTCCATCACCCAGATCCCCATCCTCACCATGCCCAACGACG ataTCACTCATCCCATCCCTGACTTGACTGGATACATCACTGAGGGCCAGATCTACGTGGACAGGCAGCTGCACAACAGGCAG ATTTACCCCCCCATCAATGTCCTGCCCTCCCTGTCCCGGCTGATGAAGTCGGCCATCGGCGAGGGGATGACCAGGAAGGACCACGCAGATGTGTCCAACCAGCTG TACGCCTGCTACGCCATCGGCAAGGACGTGCAGGCCATGAAGGCCGTGGTGGGTGAGGAAGCCCTGACCTCGGACGATCTCCTGTACCTGGAGTTCCTGCAGAAGTTTGAGAAGAACTTCATTGCCCAGG GGCCCTACGAGAACCGCACCGTGTACGAGACCCTGGACATCGGCTGGCAGCTCCTCAGGATCTTCCCCAAGGAGATGCTCAAGAGGATCCCCCAGAGCACCCTGGCTGAGTTCTACCCTCGGGATGCCAAGCACTAG